A stretch of the Planococcus lenghuensis genome encodes the following:
- a CDS encoding Gfo/Idh/MocA family protein — protein sequence MSIENEDVINIAVIGVGEFGIEHVRTLLSLDGVKLFGICDQNKKLLSRVSEEYEVSNIYTDAEELLQEKQLDGVIIATDEKSHVPLTQLAVAYGKHVLLEKPIATNVEAANKLLELEENSTCFIMPGHMLRFDPGYVSVNKAINQASMPLQSLKLKRNVPIERFKLHARTHPVYMALAHDIDQLIWNTQSVPKRIFAMEKKITNEVQTPGIFFGLIEMDDGLICSLETQWCLPNEYGQYLDVELEGMYEGGHIKYRYPGDTLRIMDSQKLSQPDIQLSPEIHGTVTGALRNELQYFIQRIGGKQLKPVITMQEAVLGIKICEALIKSAEGQREVLWEEF from the coding sequence ATGTCAATAGAAAACGAGGATGTAATCAATATAGCTGTTATAGGGGTTGGAGAATTCGGAATAGAACATGTAAGGACTCTCCTGTCTCTCGATGGAGTAAAGTTATTTGGAATCTGTGACCAGAATAAAAAACTTCTGAGTCGAGTAAGTGAAGAGTATGAGGTATCTAACATATATACGGATGCCGAAGAGTTACTACAGGAAAAACAATTGGATGGAGTTATTATAGCGACAGATGAAAAAAGTCACGTTCCCCTCACTCAATTAGCTGTCGCGTATGGAAAACATGTTTTGCTAGAAAAACCAATTGCAACAAACGTAGAAGCGGCTAATAAATTACTAGAGTTAGAAGAGAATAGCACTTGCTTTATCATGCCCGGACATATGCTACGTTTTGATCCGGGTTACGTAAGTGTTAACAAGGCAATAAATCAAGCCAGTATGCCTTTGCAATCATTAAAGTTGAAACGGAATGTCCCGATAGAGCGTTTTAAGCTCCATGCTCGGACTCATCCCGTTTATATGGCCCTTGCACATGACATCGACCAGTTAATATGGAATACGCAAAGTGTTCCAAAACGTATTTTTGCAATGGAAAAGAAAATTACGAATGAAGTTCAAACGCCGGGAATATTTTTTGGATTAATCGAAATGGATGATGGATTGATTTGTTCACTAGAAACTCAATGGTGCCTACCTAATGAATATGGACAGTATTTAGATGTCGAACTAGAGGGGATGTATGAGGGGGGGCACATCAAGTACCGCTATCCAGGAGATACGCTCCGAATCATGGATAGCCAAAAATTAAGTCAGCCGGATATTCAACTTTCTCCCGAGATTCATGGAACTGTCACGGGGGCTTTGAGAAATGAACTTCAATATTTCATACAGAGAATTGGAGGAAAACAACTTAAACCAGTAATTACAATGCAAGAGGCCGTTTTAGGAATAAAAATCTGTGAAGCACTTATTAAGTCTGCCGAGGGACAAAGAGAAGTTCTCTGGGAGGAGTTTTGA
- a CDS encoding MBL fold metallo-hydrolase: protein MQLTNNIYLVGSGEIGLSNPYDCHVYLVDGGDDAVLIDAGVGIESDTIKKNVERFISWDKVSRVLCTHSHADHSGGAKFFQKAGKEVWVSEQENFWMQEKQEEVELALRLAKNANAYPEDYEFKYFKPDSLIKENEEIKCGSIKIKPILVRGHSPGMFCYYIQNAESNVLFSGDAVFVNGDIGLLNAPGSGLKEYREDIGKLQGLNVDALFAGHRLFVLKNGQQHIQTAIDQLNKVFTPTTF, encoded by the coding sequence ATGCAATTAACAAATAACATTTATTTAGTTGGAAGTGGGGAAATAGGGCTCTCAAATCCATATGATTGTCATGTGTACTTAGTAGATGGTGGAGATGACGCTGTCCTAATTGATGCAGGGGTAGGTATTGAATCAGACACTATTAAAAAGAACGTTGAACGATTTATATCTTGGGATAAAGTATCACGTGTTCTTTGTACTCATTCCCATGCTGACCACAGCGGTGGTGCAAAATTTTTTCAAAAAGCCGGAAAAGAAGTGTGGGTTTCAGAACAAGAAAACTTCTGGATGCAAGAAAAACAAGAAGAGGTTGAATTGGCATTAAGACTAGCTAAAAACGCAAATGCTTATCCTGAAGATTACGAATTCAAGTATTTTAAGCCGGATTCGTTAATAAAGGAAAACGAAGAGATCAAGTGCGGATCAATTAAAATCAAACCTATTCTTGTTAGAGGCCATAGTCCAGGAATGTTTTGTTACTACATTCAAAATGCAGAATCAAATGTTCTATTTTCCGGAGATGCTGTTTTCGTTAATGGCGATATCGGACTTCTAAATGCTCCTGGGTCTGGTCTTAAAGAGTACAGAGAAGATATCGGGAAGTTACAGGGTCTGAATGTGGATGCTTTATTTGCGGGACACCGCTTATTTGTACTCAAGAATGGTCAGCAACACATTCAGACAGCAATCGATCAGCTTAACAAAGTTTTTACGCCAACAACGTTTTAA